From one Maritimibacter sp. DP1N21-5 genomic stretch:
- a CDS encoding ATP-binding cassette domain-containing protein — protein sequence MTGELVLEMQDVVKRYGSVTALDGVSLSIAPGRFVGLLGPNGAGKSTLFQIIAGLFAPDSGAVEVFGMTHRDAGSDIRRRMGVVFQARSVDLDMSIRANLRFHGRLFGLGGRVLDDRIDALAMQFGLEDLLKRPVRNLSGGQQRKVEIARALINDPDLIIMDEPSAGLDTPSRRALVEDIRRLAANNSVAVLWATHLVDEVEGADDVIMLVKGKVVATGSPATLIADSGGGDLVDAYSRLTA from the coding sequence ATGACCGGCGAACTTGTTCTCGAAATGCAGGACGTCGTGAAACGCTACGGCAGCGTGACCGCACTCGACGGTGTGTCCCTGTCGATTGCGCCGGGGCGGTTCGTCGGGCTGCTCGGTCCGAACGGGGCCGGCAAGTCGACGTTGTTCCAGATCATCGCCGGCCTCTTCGCGCCCGATTCCGGCGCGGTCGAGGTCTTTGGCATGACGCACCGCGATGCCGGGTCGGACATTCGCCGCCGTATGGGTGTGGTCTTTCAGGCGCGCTCCGTCGATCTCGACATGTCGATCCGCGCGAACCTTCGGTTTCATGGGCGGCTCTTCGGGCTGGGTGGACGGGTGCTTGACGACCGGATCGACGCGCTCGCCATGCAGTTCGGACTCGAAGACCTGTTGAAGCGTCCGGTGCGCAACCTGTCAGGTGGCCAGCAGCGCAAGGTGGAAATCGCCCGCGCCCTGATCAACGATCCGGACCTCATCATCATGGACGAACCCTCGGCGGGTCTCGACACGCCCTCGCGGCGCGCTCTGGTCGAGGATATCCGGCGTCTCGCCGCCAACAATTCGGTCGCCGTGCTCTGGGCGACGCATCTGGTGGACGAGGTCGAAGGCGCGGACGACGTCATCATGCTGGTGAAGGGCAAGGTCGTGGCGACCGGATCGCCGGCGACCTTGATCGCCGACAGCGGCGGCGGTGACCTGGTGGATGCCTACTCGCGGCTCACCGCCTAG
- a CDS encoding ABC transporter substrate-binding protein, with protein MKRREFSALLGGGLIGTALGAPARAFSPPTVKRAPVKVGALATGTAQWELAVIKDMKLDEKHGVELETKDVSGKDASHVALMSGDVDIVLSDYIWVAGVRATGEDFTVVPHSYAVGGLIVRPDGPIQTLTDLPGKTIAIAGGPVDKSWVALRAYYKKETGEDLEAQVDARFGAPPLVNELLLEDKADAALNFWHFNARTKAAGMKELISVSEMMTGLGIAEQPPLLGWVFRESVAAEKPEAIKGYLDASFEAKRLLLQRDSVWDDIRPLMNAEDDALFLQLREDYRAGILTDYTPGVIDAAGAAYAIMAEVGGPDLVGDAMTMPEGTFWSGYTTS; from the coding sequence ATGAAAAGACGCGAATTTTCGGCGCTTCTCGGGGGCGGCCTCATCGGCACCGCGCTGGGCGCTCCGGCCCGCGCTTTCAGCCCGCCGACCGTCAAGCGTGCACCCGTGAAAGTCGGGGCGCTGGCCACGGGCACGGCGCAATGGGAACTGGCCGTCATCAAGGACATGAAGCTCGACGAAAAGCACGGGGTCGAGTTGGAGACGAAGGATGTCTCGGGCAAGGACGCGAGCCATGTGGCGCTCATGTCTGGTGACGTGGATATCGTGCTGTCGGACTATATCTGGGTCGCGGGCGTGCGCGCCACGGGCGAGGATTTCACCGTCGTTCCGCACAGCTATGCGGTCGGCGGGCTGATCGTTCGCCCCGACGGGCCGATCCAGACCCTGACCGACCTGCCGGGCAAGACCATCGCCATCGCGGGGGGGCCGGTGGACAAGAGCTGGGTCGCCCTCCGGGCTTACTACAAGAAGGAAACGGGCGAGGACCTCGAAGCACAGGTCGACGCGCGCTTTGGGGCGCCGCCGCTGGTCAACGAGCTGCTGCTTGAGGACAAGGCCGATGCCGCCCTCAACTTCTGGCATTTCAACGCGCGCACGAAAGCCGCCGGGATGAAAGAGCTGATCTCGGTCTCCGAGATGATGACCGGGCTCGGCATCGCCGAACAGCCGCCGCTTCTGGGCTGGGTGTTCCGGGAAAGCGTTGCCGCCGAGAAACCCGAGGCCATCAAGGGCTATCTCGATGCGAGCTTCGAGGCGAAACGGCTCCTTCTCCAGCGCGACTCGGTCTGGGACGACATCCGTCCGCTCATGAACGCCGAGGACGACGCGCTTTTCCTGCAACTGCGGGAAGATTACCGGGCCGGCATCCTGACCGACTACACGCCGGGTGTGATAGACGCCGCCGGGGCTGCCTATGCCATCATGGCCGAAGTTGGCGGACCCGATCTTGTGGGAGATGCGATGACCATGCCGGAAGGGACGTTCTGGTCCGGCTACACCACCTCCTGA
- a CDS encoding thermonuclease family protein, with the protein MIPVKSSILSIFIIGLSGFWTLAGDSDVVSGEAEILDADVIKIGPQRVILWGVDAPERNQSCYKEGERWGCADASKRTLELLAGRGEVTCYLTGDPDPFGRRFGVCESGGDAINELMVRRGMALAFVEQSTDYVDAQMDAITDQVGLWEVGVEFEEPWKFRLQNTPGGFR; encoded by the coding sequence ATGATCCCCGTCAAATCCAGTATTTTATCTATTTTTATCATTGGCTTATCAGGTTTCTGGACGCTCGCGGGCGACAGTGATGTCGTGTCCGGCGAGGCCGAGATCCTCGATGCCGACGTGATCAAGATCGGGCCGCAACGCGTGATCCTCTGGGGTGTCGACGCGCCCGAGCGCAACCAGTCCTGCTACAAGGAGGGCGAGCGCTGGGGCTGTGCGGATGCCTCCAAGCGGACGCTCGAACTGCTCGCTGGGCGGGGCGAGGTCACCTGTTACCTGACCGGCGATCCCGACCCCTTCGGCCGGCGCTTCGGGGTCTGCGAAAGCGGCGGCGACGCGATCAACGAGCTGATGGTGCGCCGGGGCATGGCGCTCGCCTTCGTCGAGCAGTCCACCGATTACGTCGACGCCCAAATGGACGCGATCACCGATCAGGTCGGTCTTTGGGAAGTCGGCGTCGAATTTGAAGAGCCGTGGAAGTTCCGCCTGCAAAACACACCCGGAGGTTTCCGTTGA
- a CDS encoding ABC transporter ATP-binding protein, with translation MASGVSVCLDIERKAFGGDLLMDGLHLFVREGEVVAIVGPSGVGKSTILRMIAGLDTDYEGMLRIGGKPAAEAPVPGFVFQDPRLLPWATSTQNLTLVSDSLTEKEAHKLLGEMGLGGYEDALPGELSGGMQRRVSLARALAVKPGLLILDEPFVSIDRKLARDLSALIARVIRAYQPTVILVSHDPEDAARLADRIVVLDGRPMEVVEDRRLDVARDLRDETWVREEAARMVGEE, from the coding sequence ATGGCGTCCGGCGTTTCGGTCTGTCTAGACATCGAGCGCAAGGCGTTCGGCGGGGATCTCCTGATGGATGGCCTGCATCTTTTCGTGCGCGAGGGCGAGGTGGTTGCCATCGTCGGCCCGTCCGGTGTCGGAAAGTCGACCATCCTGCGGATGATCGCGGGTCTCGATACGGATTACGAGGGGATGCTGCGCATCGGTGGCAAGCCGGCCGCCGAGGCTCCCGTCCCCGGCTTCGTGTTCCAGGACCCGCGCCTCTTGCCCTGGGCGACGTCGACGCAGAACCTGACACTCGTCTCCGACAGCCTTACCGAAAAGGAGGCGCACAAGTTGCTGGGCGAAATGGGGCTCGGCGGATACGAGGACGCGCTGCCCGGCGAGCTCTCAGGCGGCATGCAACGCCGCGTGTCGCTGGCCCGTGCGCTCGCCGTGAAGCCTGGTCTTCTGATCCTCGACGAGCCTTTCGTCTCGATTGACCGGAAACTGGCCCGCGATCTTTCCGCTCTTATCGCCCGGGTGATCCGGGCCTATCAGCCCACTGTCATTCTGGTGTCGCATGACCCCGAGGATGCCGCCCGGCTTGCGGATCGGATCGTGGTGCTGGATGGTCGCCCGATGGAAGTGGTGGAGGACCGACGTCTGGACGTGGCCCGCGATCTTCGCGACGAAACATGGGTGCGCGAGGAAGCGGCACGGATGGTGGGGGAAGAATGA
- a CDS encoding pentapeptide repeat-containing protein, translating to MRIAAILTATLVAGPLWAEADPDLVQALREGTRTECRDCDLSHANFKKADLSGVDLTGADLTGARFHRAILNGTIFAGAKAENANFNVAELRQADFTGADLTGALFYEAQLSAANFTDAMLNGARMQHARMTGATLVGAQIDNAHLTSARINNADLSGASFYNTGISEASLGRSSFAGVTMSYVSIVKSDAFRADFTGATIEYTDFWGTDLRDADFTGAIVTESRFSRANMRGAVMEGAEVTRTFNADGTYTE from the coding sequence ATGCGTATCGCAGCCATTCTCACCGCCACCCTTGTCGCTGGCCCCCTCTGGGCCGAGGCCGACCCGGATCTCGTTCAGGCCCTGCGCGAGGGCACGCGGACGGAGTGCCGGGACTGCGACCTGTCGCATGCCAACTTCAAGAAGGCCGATCTCTCCGGCGTCGACCTGACGGGGGCCGATCTGACCGGCGCACGCTTTCACCGGGCAATCCTGAACGGCACGATCTTTGCCGGGGCCAAGGCGGAGAATGCCAACTTCAATGTCGCTGAACTGCGGCAGGCCGATTTCACTGGCGCGGATCTCACCGGCGCGCTGTTTTACGAGGCGCAGCTTTCGGCCGCGAACTTCACCGATGCCATGCTCAACGGGGCCCGGATGCAACATGCGCGGATGACTGGCGCGACGCTGGTGGGCGCGCAGATCGACAACGCGCATCTGACATCCGCGCGGATCAACAACGCCGATCTCTCCGGAGCCAGCTTTTACAACACCGGCATCAGCGAGGCGAGCCTTGGCCGCTCGTCCTTTGCGGGTGTCACCATGTCCTATGTCTCGATCGTGAAAAGCGATGCGTTCCGGGCCGATTTCACGGGGGCCACGATCGAATACACCGATTTCTGGGGCACAGATCTGCGCGATGCCGATTTCACCGGCGCGATCGTGACCGAAAGCCGCTTCTCCCGCGCAAACATGCGCGGCGCGGTGATGGAGGGCGCCGAAGTGACGCGCACCTTCAACGCGGACGGGACCTATACCGAATAG
- a CDS encoding MotA/TolQ/ExbB proton channel family protein: MSDQSLNDRSPLAARIVGNRAYDDMFRWVLLMALICLGAVILWDYGYLNYLIDNDTSGISTLIIAVFGVGSLYCLWFLFDLSGEMSALARVMRGLEDGGVPDMDSAIARLSQSRRVARVVGDLTTMQRTSAGSPETVLQAFASELRGPVRLGVFISDTLYKLGLLGTVIGFILMLVSMRDLGEFDVETMRAALQSMTGGMAVALLTTITGLSAGVLLRMQFNVLDSLALRITQTLVRFSEVVLPAVTKG, translated from the coding sequence TTGAGCGACCAGAGCCTGAACGACCGTTCCCCGCTTGCCGCCCGCATCGTGGGCAACCGCGCCTACGACGACATGTTCCGCTGGGTGCTCCTGATGGCACTGATCTGTCTGGGCGCGGTGATCCTGTGGGATTACGGCTACCTGAACTATCTCATCGACAACGACACCTCGGGGATTTCGACGCTCATCATCGCGGTCTTCGGGGTGGGCAGTCTTTATTGCCTGTGGTTCCTGTTCGACCTCTCTGGGGAGATGTCCGCCCTCGCCCGGGTCATGCGCGGGCTCGAGGACGGCGGGGTGCCCGACATGGACAGCGCGATTGCCCGCCTGTCCCAAAGCCGCCGGGTGGCGCGGGTGGTGGGCGACCTGACGACCATGCAACGCACCTCGGCCGGATCACCGGAAACCGTGTTGCAGGCCTTTGCCTCGGAACTGCGCGGTCCGGTGCGGCTGGGGGTCTTCATCTCCGACACGCTCTACAAGCTCGGGCTTCTGGGCACCGTGATCGGCTTTATCTTGATGCTGGTTTCGATGCGCGACCTTGGCGAGTTCGACGTGGAAACCATGCGCGCGGCGCTGCAAAGCATGACCGGCGGCATGGCCGTCGCGCTTTTGACCACGATCACGGGTCTGTCCGCCGGGGTGCTTCTTCGCATGCAGTTCAACGTCCTGGACAGCCTTGCGCTTCGGATCACGCAGACGCTCGTCCGGTTCTCCGAGGTCGTTCTGCCGGCCGTGACGAAGGGCTAA
- a CDS encoding ABC transporter permease: MKARRGPPSAVGRLEWLSLPLLIVVWEVAALVVDHRLFPTPVEVFREIIHLATERRLLPDVAKTLGRAAAAFFIAMALGIVLGGLTGRFRVFDRLFGSWVLIGLNVPAIVVAITCYIWLGLTETALILAVVINKTPLVTVTMREGVRNLDHGFTELARVYRVPFRRQVRRIVIPQLMPYVLTAARTGLSLIWKIVLVFEVLGSDGGVGFRIGIFFQSFDIAAILAYTTSFMAVVFFIEYAVMRPLEQRVLGWRPAFRSV, from the coding sequence ATGAAGGCCAGACGCGGTCCACCATCGGCGGTGGGACGGCTTGAATGGCTGTCCCTCCCGCTTCTCATCGTGGTCTGGGAGGTGGCGGCGCTTGTCGTCGACCACCGGCTTTTCCCGACGCCGGTCGAGGTGTTCCGCGAGATCATCCATCTGGCGACGGAGCGCCGTCTCTTGCCCGATGTCGCCAAGACGCTAGGCCGGGCGGCGGCGGCCTTCTTCATCGCCATGGCGCTGGGCATCGTGCTGGGCGGGTTGACCGGGCGCTTCAGGGTCTTCGACCGGCTCTTCGGAAGCTGGGTCCTGATCGGGCTCAATGTCCCGGCCATCGTCGTCGCGATCACCTGCTACATCTGGCTGGGCCTGACCGAGACGGCGCTGATCCTCGCCGTCGTGATCAACAAGACCCCCCTCGTTACCGTCACCATGCGTGAAGGGGTCCGAAACCTCGACCACGGATTCACCGAGCTGGCCCGCGTCTACCGCGTGCCCTTCCGGCGACAGGTGCGGCGCATCGTGATCCCGCAACTCATGCCCTATGTCCTCACCGCCGCGCGCACCGGTTTGTCGCTCATCTGGAAAATCGTTCTGGTGTTCGAGGTGCTTGGCTCCGACGGCGGGGTCGGGTTTCGCATCGGTATCTTCTTTCAAAGCTTCGATATCGCGGCAATCCTCGCCTATACGACGAGCTTCATGGCGGTCGTTTTCTTCATCGAATACGCGGTCATGCGACCGCTGGAACAAAGGGTCCTCGGATGGCGTCCGGCGTTTCGGTCTGTCTAG